The proteins below come from a single Periophthalmus magnuspinnatus isolate fPerMag1 chromosome 7, fPerMag1.2.pri, whole genome shotgun sequence genomic window:
- the cdh26.1 gene encoding cadherin-like protein 26, whose translation MRRAAALLLLVASVALSCVEKNSRRYKREDLLVRSKRRWVLSTIEITEEDPGPFPKQISQMYNDQLDKVAKHKFVISGSGVTDPPMGVFSIDETNGTVFALKPVDRESYSCFHIKFDILDKNTNVKLDKELSFDVAIKDINDNAPRFFKPRVIALVNESHDEGFLPVQLQATDQDEPNSENSTIKFTMVSQTPQEPKIELEQMDPRMAQLKYSGCFDYDKTKRYDIIVRAEDGGKPALSSTASITLKILDTNTHLPTFKDAQYSGEINENEVKDEILRLAVEDKDTPNTPAWRAKYIIKGNEEGLYKIVTDPKTNEGIFSVVKGKDYVTTTVIQIQIEVVNEESYFHCKYKPDPAPKPNSINISLTVVDMNDPPVFENPITNIHQKEEDPPGKVLYTPKVTDDDSDLSKIRFVLLDEPAGWMKIDPKTGQVSTAKKLDRESPFVDRNNVYTVIVGAIDDGKPEATGTGTILIHLKDINDHKPKLVNSSAIFCTNMGSIPVRVEDLDAAPYSAPFSFALDDSDSKLKEYWKLDPTFGNASTLSMEKTLALGNYSIPLLLEDQQNMKNTETLSVVVCECGQTNTCLKQPLTVDMGGAAIGLIVGSLLLFLLLLLAIACHCGRHFQKLPHAYIDEGNQTLIKYNQEGGSSECKAEPSMFLMTTTNTTTNNITVTDSQKMLQPMISTFTEETRVQDNYEEEMGTMYQGGMRSNGMYSFDTWGNRGSLYRGTSRYSRYSLQVNQHISEHLQKKLHLLSGGQAEDVGYHPHEYAYEGNGSRSQSLDQLSMGNLDDLQFLDDLGPKFKTLGGICQNGIEQKNIRF comes from the exons ATGAGGAGGGCTGCTGCACTGCTTCTGCTG GTTGCATCGGTGGCACTTTCATGTGTGGAGAAAAATTCCAGACGCTACAAAAGG GAAGATCTTCTCGTAAGAAGCAAAAGACGATGGGTTTTATCGACAATCGAAATAACAGAAGAAGACCCGGGCCCGTTCCCAAAACAAATATCCCAG ATGTACAACGACCAGCTCGATAAAGTCGCTAAACACAAGTTCGTGATCAGTGGTTCGGGGGTGACCGATCCGCCTATGGGGGTGTTTTCTATTGACGAGACAAATGGGACGGTCTTCGCTCTCAAACCTGTCGACCGAGAAAGTTACAGCTGCTTCCAT atcaagtttgacattttggACAAGAACACCAACGTGAAACTGGACAAGGAGCTGTCATTTGATGTGGCAATCAAAGATATAAACGACAATGCACCGAGATTTTTCAAGCCAAGAGTAATCGCGCTCGTCAACGAAAGCCATGATGAAG GCTTCTTGCCAGTGCAGCTACAAGCAACAGATCAAGACGAACCGAATTCGGAAAACTCAACAATAAAGTTCACCATGGTGTCGCAAACCCCCCAGGAACCAAAAATAGAGTTGGAGCAGATGGACCCCAGGATGGCCCAACTTAAATACAGCGGCTGTTTTGATTATGAT AAAACAAAAAGGTACGATATTATTGTAAGAGCAGAAGACGGTGGAAAACCGGCTCTTTCTTCCACGGCGTCGATCACCCTCAAAATCCTCGATACAAACACTCATCTACCAACGTTTAAGGATGCACAG tATTCTGGAGAAATTAATGAAAACGAGGTCAAAGACGAGATTTTGAGGTTAGCAGTGGAAGATAAGGACACACCAAACACGCCTGCGTGGAGGGCGAAGTACATCATCAAAGGAAATGAAGAGGGACTCTACAAGATTGTGACCGACCCCAAAACCAATGAAGGCATTTTCTCAGTTGTAAAG GGTAAAGACTACGTCACTACGACAGTCATCCAGATCCAGATAGAAGTGGTAAACGAGGAGTCTTACTTTCACTGTAAATATAAACCTGACCCTGCTCCCAAACCCAACTCCATCAACATCAGCCTCACAGTCGTCGACATGAACGACCCACCGGTGTTTGAAAATCCCATAACAAATATTCACCAAAAGGAGGAGGACCCGCCGGGTAAAGTGCTGTACACCCCAAAGGTCACGGACGATGACTCGGATCTTTCCAAAATCAGGTTCGTGCTCCTGGATGAGCCCGCTGGTTGGATGAAAATAGATCCAAAAACAGGACAAGTATCAACTGCCAAAAAGCTGGACCGAGAATCGCCTTTTGTCGACCGTAACAACGTTTATACAGTCATTGTTGGCGCCATAGACGATG GTAAACCTGAAGCCACCGGGACCGGCACCATCTTGATTCACCTGAAGGACATCAACGACCACAAGCCCAAGCTCGTCAACAGTTCTGCGATATTCTGCACAAATATGGGCTCGATCCCAGTGAGGGTGGAGGATCTGGACGCCGCTCCGTACAGTGCGCCGTTTTCCTTTGCGTTGGACGACAGCGACAGCAAACTGAAAGAATACTGGAAACTTGATCCCACCTTTG GTAATGCGAGCACACTGTCTATGGAAAAAACCCTCGCCCTCGGTAACTACTCGATACCACTGCTCCTTGAAGATCAACAAAACATGAAGAACACTGAGACTCTCTCTGTCGTGGTGTGCGAGTGCGGCCAAACTAACACCTGCCTCAAACAGCCCCTGACGGTGGATATGGGCGGAGCCGCCATCGGACTGATCGTCGGGTCACTGCTACTGTTTTTGT TGCTGCTGTTGGCGATCGCGTGCCACTGCGGCAGACATTTCCAGAAGCTCCCGCACGCTTACATCGACGAGGGAAACCAGACTCTCATTAAGTACAATCAAGAAGGAGGCAGCTCAGAGTGCAAG GCTGAACCCTCCATGTTTCTGATGACGACGACGAATACGACAACCAATAACATCACGGTCACGGATTCTCAAAAGATGCTTCAG CCGATGATATCGACTTTTACTGAAGAGACTCGCGTTCAGGACAATTATGAAGAGGAGATGGGCACGATGTACCAGGGCGGCATGAGAAGCAACGGCATGTACAGCTTT GACACGTGGGGAAACAGGGGGAGCCTGTACAGG GGCACATCCCGGTACAGTCGCTACAGTCTCCAGGTCAACCAGCACATCTCAGAGCACCTTCAGAAG AAATTGCACTTGCTGTCCGGCGGCCAGGCAGAAGATGTGGGGTACCACCCTCACGAGTACGCCTACGAGGGAAACGGCAGCCGGAGCCAATCGCTGGATCAGCTTTCTATGGGCAACTTGGATGATCTGCAGTTTCTGGATGATTTGGGGCCAAAGTTCAAGACTCTGGGAGGAATCTGTCAAAATGGCATTGAGCAGAAGAACATACGTTTCTGA